Part of the Falco cherrug isolate bFalChe1 chromosome 1, bFalChe1.pri, whole genome shotgun sequence genome, GGGAAGCACTAGTGTGGTctccaggcaggctggggatggggctcccaggcagggtgggcacaggggtcccaggggggcacagggctgctgtgtGGGAGGCCACAACAGTGAGTGAAGGGGCTGCAATTAGAGGGGAAAGGGTCTTTGGGGATGCAGGGGCAGAAACATGTGAGGAATGTGGGTacagggtggctgtggggtACACGGAGATGCAGTGGGGCAGTAGAGCCCTGTGGGTGCAGTGTGGGTTTAGGGGTGCAGTGGGGGttgcagaggtgcagaggagACTTGTGGATGCAGTGTGGGAGGTGGTAAGGGGTATGCAGGGTGCAGAGCGGTGCAGGAGTGCAAGTAAGGAGCAAGTAAGTGGGGAGCATGAGAGGTGCAGAGGGTGCAGTAGGAAGCATGTGGGGGGACAGAAGGGTGCTGGGAGTATGATAAAGAGCTGGGGATGGGATAAGCAGGAGATGCAGGGAGTGTGTGGGGCACAGAGGCACacagggggagcagggctggtgccAAGGCAAGGGCGAGGGGCACACACTCACCAGGGTCTGCTCCTCAGAGAGCCCGGTCTCGGCTGCGATGAGGGACAGCGTGGTGCCGTCAGGATGTTTGTTCACCTTGCTGAAGTTGTACTCCAGGatctccagctgctcctcagtGAGAGTCACTGGCTTCTCAGTGGCCATCTcctcctggggcagggctgtgggccAGTCACTGTGAAGAGGAGCCAGCGTCACTGCCCAAGCTGGGAGCGGCCGGTGAGGCCACACTTGCTGAGCCCCAGATTTgccatccctgtccccactaGCTCTGCCCCTCCCAGTGGCCTCTGGCCACCTCAGGGCACAAGTCCTGTGTACCAAAGGCATGCAGGGGAGCGCAGCCGGGAGTCGCAgtccccccagcagctcctgcctcgGTTTCCCCGCTGTGGTGcctgcccagcagagctgcctcacCATCCTCGGCTGGCAGGAAGCAGCAGCCCGTCCTCTGCTCAGCGCTCCCGTTGCTGTATTTATAGCCAGTGTGACTCCCGTGGGGATGATTCCTGTTTAGAGCCATATTTAGGCCTGAGCGTCACTTGGGAGGGATGTCACAGCACCAGGCGTGTTGAGTCGgttaatttaaatacattagtttaaaaaatattattcatctTCTGGGTAAGGGGCCAGTATCTGGCATCCAGCCTAGcatttttgggttttctttttccttctccccagcaACCAGGCAAGTTTGTGCAAGGAAATCACAAACCAGAGGACACAGGCTCTTTTGGGAGTGTGGGCTTAGACCCAGCAATCACCCCATTTTCCCTGCTGATCATTGTCCTGGTCCTACTCCTAGCGGCACGGCCAGACATCACACAAAGCTGGCAAtgagctgctttgtttttacCAATATTTAATGTTATCACGCATGGACATAAACAGTTAGTCACGTTCCTGAGCATCACTCaactatttatttgtttttcagtgtatAAGTGAAGGGTCAGTCCTTGGAGGACCTTACCCTGTGCGTGTCCGTTGCTCAAGCCCTCAGTGCCCTCAGCTGTGGTCAGTGATAGGTGCTCCCAGCAATGGCAGGAGCAAGGGACCCACATTCCCCTCCAGAGTAACTTTTGTCCCACTGGTGCTTTGCACGAATCTCTGGCAGACTTGGCACAaaagcacaagcaaaacaaGTAAGTACACTGTGGCGAAGTCCCACACCTCTCTTCTGCAGGGCTCCGAGCTGGCTCCCGCATGGCAGAGGGTCGAGCCTGCCAATTCAGTCAACTAAAATGCGAGGCGTTGCCCCCACAAAGCATGCAGGAGTCCCTTGATGCTGAATCATTTTGGTGTTTCCGAAACCGAGCTGTGGGGTGTTGGCGGGGGAGGAGCTGGGTGCAAAAATGTGGCCTTTCTTGATCTGCTCTCCTGCTGTCCGAGCTGCCTGGCCCGTCCCTGTCAGGCGGGCAGTTGGTGTTGCTGGCTTTCGGGGGCTGCCAGGAGCCCTTGGCCCACCTTGGGACTCCtctgggctgcctgctgcctgcctccaccTTGCAGTCcagcttctccttccctttggcTCTGGGAGGAGCCCGGGCACCTCCATCATGCTGCACCTCTGCTGTGTAGCTTTAAACCCAACTGCTTTCCTCGTTGATGGATAACTCACCTTAGCTCACTGGGTACCCTGGGGTGTACCGAGTGCCCCAGGGCTCTCACTTGctgacagcagtgctgggatGGGGCTCGGCTCCGAAACTGCCTTGCAGCTTGCAGAGAGCCAGCTCTGCTATTCACAAGAGGCTGGAGAGAGCTTCTTCTTTGAGGTTTACCTCAAAAAGCAAAGGCCCCACTAAGCCTCATCTGCAGGAGGTGCTTTGACTAATAAAAGGATCCTTTGGCATTTGAGTAGAGGCTTATAAATAGACCAGGGCTGATTGTGAAACAACCCACTCTCCTTGAGTCACTTGGTAAAACCTGATTTTAACACAGTGGTTgcgcagggctggagcagctctgagcaTGATGGTGCTGGCAGATGGcatcacccaccccaccccccgagATAGGCTAGGGAAAGGCCATCTTCAACCCCAGGTGCTGCGAGCTGAGCTGGCCTTGTCTGCGGAGCGTTGTGGCCACTGGtgtgtggcagcagctgcctgggctaCCCTGGGGTCGGCTCAGTTCGGAGGTGTCCTTAGAGGAAGGGGCAGACAAAGGGCAGACCCTCACGTGTGTGAGCTGGTGGGGACCAGGTGAACGCTCCTCACCTAGCTTGGGCATTTGGAGACCTCTGGAAAAGGTGCAGGTGGAAAAGGAGATCCCATGGACTTGAggtgctgctctccagcaccGTGGCTGCCAGGCGTTCCAGGAGGGCAAAGTGCAGATGAGGCCAAGCTCAGGCCACAAGTTCTTCATCTGCTCCTTGATCAGCACCCCACGGAGCCACCTGCTCTTCTCCTAGAAAGCCCAGTCACCTCAGGGCTCCTATCAGCTCTGGATCACATCCAGGCTGGGCCAACAGCAGCCACATGTCCTGGTGGCTCATAAATCGTCGTTTGCAGCCTGCTGCATTAATGTACATTAACATGTGTGCATTGATTTGCATAGGGAATATGTGCTTTAACTTTCATGTTTCATCTACAcaactgtttctctttctgataATCTCCAGATTCCTGAGGCATTTCCCTGTAGGATACAGTATCTTCTACCTGCTGGCAGTTCAGGGTGCCCCGGCACCCAGGATGTGATGCCTGATGGTTTACCCTTGTTTCCCCTCTACCCTGCTCTGGAGGGAGAAAAGTTCCTACTTCTGACGGCTGTGAGATGACTTTCAGGAAAAGGTCAAACCTCTGGGGGTCCTGGAGGGCTCTGCAGGTCTCCCCATATCGCTCCATTAGGTCCTGGAGGTCTTCAGGAGCCATGTGGCTCCTGTGCACCATGTGGCACCCAGCATGTGGAACCTCTTGGGTGCTAAAAATGGGATATATGACAGGACTTGAGGGTACCAGGAGTCCCTTTAGGGACTGACTGGCCATATGGACCACTGCTCAACTATCAGCTGCTTAAATGGAGCCACATTTAAAGACAGGCCTGGAGCCTGGCCCTCAGGCTGCACAGGACCTCTCCCCTATACAGGAGaggtgatttttcttccttacatttCTCTAAGCCTGACAGAAATATGGAGTATCACAACTGTTCCACTCAG contains:
- the HOPX gene encoding homeodomain-only protein, giving the protein MATEKPVTLTEEQLEILEYNFSKVNKHPDGTTLSLIAAETGLSEEQTLKWFKQRLAEWRKSEGLPSESGSVRD